Proteins encoded in a region of the Peromyscus maniculatus bairdii isolate BWxNUB_F1_BW_parent chromosome 15, HU_Pman_BW_mat_3.1, whole genome shotgun sequence genome:
- the Crhbp gene encoding corticotropin-releasing factor-binding protein produces MPKIPALERTSCRDKASMSLNFKLQAYFILILLTALRGESRYLEVQEAADYDPFLLFSAKLKRDLSGEQGEQPYRRALRCLDMLSLPGQFTFTADQPQLHCAVFFIGDPDEFITIHFDLVSIDCQGGDLLKVFDGWILKGEKFPSSQDHPLPTTKRYTDFCESGLTRRSITSSQNVAMVFFRVHEPGNGFTLTVKKVPTLFPCNVISQTSSGRFTLVVPHQHQNCSFSIIYPVAIRISDLTLGHGHGLQKPSDDCGGTGDFVELLGGNGLDPSKMMPLADLCFPFQGPAQMKISCDNTVVRMVSSGKQINRVTFEYRQLEPSELETSDGNSIPEFCLSRL; encoded by the exons ATGCCCAAGATCCCTGCATTAGAGCGCACCAGCTGCAGAGACAAGGCCAGCATGTCACTGAACTTCAAACTCCAGGCTTACTtcattctgatcctcctgactgcTCTAAGGGGAGAGAGCCGCTACCTAGAG GTACAAGAAGCCGCGGACTATGACCCTTTCTTGCTCTTCAGCGCCAAACTGAAGCGGGACCTGTCCGGAGAGCAGGGGGAGCAGCCATATCGCCGAGCTCTGC GGTGCCTGGACATGCTGAGCCTCCCTGGCCAGTTCACCTTCACCGCCGACCAGCCGCAGCTGCACTGCGCCGTCTTCTTCATCGGGGATCCCGATGAGTTCATCACCATCCACTTCGACCTGGTCTCCATCGACTGCCAGGGTGGGGACCTCCTGAAG GTATTTGATGGTTGGATCCTCAAGGGGGAGAAGTTCCCAAGTTCTCAGGATCACCCTCTACCCACCACGAAGCGGTACACAGATTTCTGTGAGAGTGGTCTTACCAGAAGGAGCATCACATCTTCCCAGAATGTGGCCATGGTCTTCTTCCGGGTCCATGAACCAGGAAATGGATTCACATTAACCGTCAAGAAAGTCCCCACCCTCTTCC CTTGCAATGTCATCTCCCAGACTTCGAGCGGAAGGTTTACTCTGGTGGTCCCACACCAGCACCAAAACTGCAGCTTCTCCATCATCTACCCTGTGGCAATCAGAATCTCTGATCTCACCTTGGGACATGGGCATGGCCTTCAG AAACCCTCGGATGACTGTGGTGGGACCGGCGACTTCGTGGAGCTGTTGGGAGGAAACGGATTGGACCCCTCCAAGATGATGCCTTTAGCAGACCTGTGCTTCCCCTTTCAAGGCCCTG CCCAGATGAAAATCAGCTGTGACAACACCGTGGTGCGCATGGTCTCCAGCGGAAAACAGATCAACCGCGTGACATTTGAGTACCGCCAGCTGGAACCGTCCGAGCTTGAAACCTCGGACGGAAATAGCATCCCGGAATTCTGTTTGTCTCGTCTTTGA